One window of Candidatus Hydrothermales bacterium genomic DNA carries:
- a CDS encoding sugar phosphate nucleotidyltransferase, producing MKVIIPIAGKGTRTYPLSYSTPKPLLRIKGKPILHYVTEILKVLQPEEVIYVISPHLLELTEEIKKIRPYKTSFVIQEKPLGLGNAVLCAKDKLKKGKSLILLGDSIVKFSLKSFDEKKNYIGIYRAENPERFGVVTIKNGKIVEVEEKPTKPKSNLIICGVYYVKNIKKIYSALEEIEKREIKTKGEFQLTDALKLLIEKGEEFYPLKVTKWLDTGTLVDILETQKKILKGNKILEKEKIINTQITMPVWIDKNVTIENSFIGPFVSIERECEIKNSKIKNAIIYRGSKVINSEINTGIIGDCSEIKNLNLKEVFITKNSKVTG from the coding sequence TTGAAAGTTATAATTCCAATAGCCGGCAAGGGAACAAGAACCTATCCCTTATCCTACTCTACTCCCAAGCCTCTTTTAAGAATTAAAGGTAAACCAATCCTTCATTATGTGACGGAAATCTTAAAAGTTTTACAGCCAGAAGAGGTAATTTATGTCATTTCTCCACATTTATTAGAGTTAACTGAAGAAATAAAAAAAATAAGACCTTATAAAACTTCTTTTGTTATTCAGGAAAAACCTTTAGGTTTAGGTAACGCTGTTTTATGTGCAAAAGATAAACTAAAAAAAGGGAAATCGCTTATTCTCTTAGGTGATTCAATTGTAAAGTTTAGTCTAAAGTCCTTTGATGAGAAAAAAAATTATATTGGTATATATAGGGCAGAAAATCCTGAAAGGTTTGGAGTAGTAACTATAAAAAATGGAAAAATAGTAGAGGTTGAGGAAAAACCTACAAAACCAAAATCAAATCTTATAATATGTGGAGTTTACTATGTAAAAAACATAAAAAAAATTTACTCAGCACTTGAGGAAATAGAAAAAAGAGAGATAAAAACAAAGGGAGAGTTTCAGCTCACAGATGCTCTTAAATTACTAATAGAGAAGGGGGAAGAATTTTATCCACTAAAGGTTACAAAGTGGCTCGATACAGGAACCTTAGTCGATATTCTCGAAACCCAGAAAAAAATTTTAAAGGGAAACAAAATATTAGAAAAAGAAAAAATTATAAACACTCAAATTACTATGCCAGTTTGGATTGATAAAAACGTAACTATAGAAAACTCTTTTATCGGACCTTTTGTATCTATAGAGAGAGAATGTGAAATAAAAAACTCAAAGATTAAAAATGCAATAATTTACAGGGGATCTAAAGTAATAAATTCAGAGATAAACACTGGTATTATAGGAGATTGTTCTGAGATTAAAAACTTAAATCTAAAAGAGGTGTTTATTACGAAAAATTCAAAAGTTACAGGTTAG
- the miaB gene encoding tRNA (N6-isopentenyl adenosine(37)-C2)-methylthiotransferase MiaB, whose amino-acid sequence MKFSILTFGCQMNVRDSEIMRSILLKNGFVETEPEDAEVILINSCSVREKAERKAKVYAKDLKRKGKKVIFAGCVAEGEKEKIFEIGVDAILGTRKIHKVLDVVNSVIESKKVIEVGFNEVPEYEIVPESTHPVTSYVNISIGCDNFCTFCIVPYTRGREVSRSFSSILKECEELLKRNSREIFLLGQNVNSYFDYETGFDFADLLYNLEKGLSGNFWIKYLSPNPRDFSYKVFKVIKESEHISHWFHLPLQSGSNKILKRMKRDYTKEEFLDLCFMARDEFPDSTITTDIIVGFPGEEDGDFYETLDVVEKVRFDMAFMFKYSERPNTPARKFKDKVKDEIKEERLQILINKVNEIISERRKEMIGKRFILLTEGESEKFDGFTKVKTRENIKGIIRGRFDPGIFLIGRVKNVVGHTPVFEFERFSDHKGGLL is encoded by the coding sequence ATGAAGTTTTCAATTTTGACCTTTGGTTGTCAGATGAATGTTCGAGATTCTGAGATAATGAGGTCAATACTTTTAAAAAATGGTTTTGTTGAGACAGAGCCAGAAGATGCTGAAGTCATCCTTATAAACTCTTGCTCAGTTAGGGAAAAGGCAGAAAGAAAGGCAAAAGTTTATGCAAAGGATTTAAAACGAAAGGGAAAAAAAGTCATCTTTGCAGGTTGTGTAGCTGAAGGCGAAAAGGAAAAAATCTTTGAAATTGGCGTTGATGCTATTTTAGGCACAAGAAAAATTCATAAAGTTTTAGATGTTGTAAATTCAGTGATAGAGAGTAAAAAAGTAATAGAAGTAGGATTTAATGAAGTTCCAGAGTATGAGATTGTTCCAGAATCGACACATCCTGTAACTTCTTACGTTAACATTTCAATAGGATGTGATAATTTTTGTACTTTTTGTATAGTTCCTTATACAAGAGGTAGGGAGGTTTCAAGAAGTTTTAGCTCAATTCTTAAAGAATGTGAAGAGCTTTTAAAGAGAAATTCAAGAGAGATTTTTTTACTTGGACAAAACGTCAATTCTTATTTTGATTACGAAACTGGTTTTGATTTTGCTGATCTTCTTTATAATCTTGAAAAGGGGCTTAGTGGTAACTTTTGGATAAAGTACTTATCACCAAATCCAAGAGATTTTTCTTATAAAGTTTTTAAGGTGATTAAGGAAAGTGAGCATATTTCGCACTGGTTTCACCTGCCTCTTCAATCTGGTTCAAATAAAATTCTAAAGAGAATGAAAAGAGACTACACAAAGGAAGAGTTTTTAGATCTATGTTTTATGGCAAGGGACGAGTTTCCAGATTCAACTATTACAACCGATATAATTGTTGGCTTTCCAGGCGAAGAAGATGGAGATTTTTATGAGACTCTTGATGTGGTGGAGAAAGTAAGGTTTGATATGGCCTTTATGTTTAAATATTCAGAAAGACCAAATACTCCGGCCAGAAAGTTCAAAGATAAAGTTAAAGATGAAATAAAGGAGGAGAGGCTGCAGATTCTTATTAACAAAGTGAACGAAATAATTAGTGAAAGAAGAAAAGAGATGATAGGAAAAAGGTTTATTCTTTTGACTGAGGGAGAAAGCGAAAAGTTTGATGGTTTTACAAAAGTTAAAACCAGAGAAAACATAAAGGGAATTATAAGGGGTAGGTTTGACCCGGGTATTTTTTTAATTGGTAGAGTAAAAAACGTAGTTGGTCATACACCAGTTTTTGAGTTTGAGAGATTCTCTGATCACAAGGGCGGTCTGCTCTAA
- a CDS encoding MerR family transcriptional regulator: protein MREKYYYTIKEVSEITEVKPHVIRYWESQIPALRPKKIRGRRFYTIDDINLIKLIKKLHYNDGLTLEGVKKKILSIKDKTQIDLPLEIDDRKLLREIKNELIKIIDFLKS, encoded by the coding sequence ATGAGAGAAAAGTATTATTACACAATAAAGGAGGTCTCAGAGATAACAGAGGTAAAACCCCATGTAATAAGATACTGGGAATCACAGATACCAGCCTTAAGACCAAAGAAAATTAGGGGTAGAAGATTCTATACGATAGATGATATAAATCTGATTAAACTCATTAAAAAACTACATTATAATGATGGTTTAACTTTAGAGGGTGTAAAGAAAAAAATACTCAGTATAAAAGATAAAACACAAATTGACCTACCTCTTGAAATAGATGATAGGAAATTGTTAAGAGAAATAAAAAATGAATTGATTAAAATAATTGATTTTTTAAAATCCTAA
- a CDS encoding DUF4910 domain-containing protein → MKVREIISLVERDVPLSFIKGLVKKLSQHHRIQVSEGYTRAVSELKYILKNEQINFKIYRLPFKKDTEYFYQKFFPYWKINKGYLKIIEPFTCIIADYNEIPLSVIPRSKKTYGIYEIIDLEDEREGKNEGKILLTDDFKKAFYKVVGKDMGILYYGMPKIEGVRKEEELDDYIHYVSFWEEGFFGFSIPPKIGKYLKKILREGKKIRAEVKIDSEFSEGFIEIVEILLKGKKRNEEVWLISHLCHPAPFANDNISGVSISLGIAKFFSELMKNNNLKLKRNLRILLLPEMTGTCAYLSKFFNNKLNVISALNLDMTGEDQERCKSSLTVEREPHFLRSFSGYLAGYIMQFISDGIKNFGGTSEIEIFRKTITAYSGGSDHYILISPCFSIPSIMLNYWPDKFYHTTADTIDKVSEISLKNSYTLSSTFLYFLLNCEKEDIEALKEKIKEIFKKEMIELKIKESEPKKFKREYLGVINALNSLRRIDKSIKIEEDVKEIRKFLKDEKIELEKEEKIETKENFVLKKIYKGVPVSLSQHLDFEWRKKLDEYKEKEKNIQVLIDLISYLSDGKRNINEIINTINLEVETLNIDSIFFAVQVLQRAGFLEII, encoded by the coding sequence TTGAAAGTAAGGGAGATAATCAGTTTGGTTGAAAGGGATGTTCCGTTAAGTTTTATAAAGGGGCTAGTAAAAAAGCTCTCTCAACATCACAGAATACAGGTATCAGAGGGTTATACAAGGGCAGTCTCAGAGCTTAAATATATATTAAAGAATGAGCAGATAAATTTTAAAATTTACAGGTTACCCTTTAAAAAAGATACAGAGTATTTTTATCAGAAATTTTTCCCTTATTGGAAAATAAATAAAGGCTATTTAAAGATAATCGAGCCTTTTACTTGTATTATTGCTGATTACAATGAAATTCCCCTCTCTGTTATTCCAAGGAGTAAAAAAACATACGGTATCTATGAAATTATAGACCTTGAAGATGAAAGAGAGGGTAAAAATGAGGGAAAGATTCTTTTAACCGATGATTTTAAGAAGGCCTTTTATAAGGTAGTGGGAAAAGACATGGGAATTTTGTATTACGGTATGCCGAAAATTGAAGGGGTAAGAAAAGAGGAAGAGTTAGATGATTATATTCATTATGTTTCTTTTTGGGAAGAGGGATTTTTTGGATTTTCAATACCTCCAAAGATAGGGAAATACCTTAAAAAAATTTTAAGGGAGGGTAAAAAAATAAGGGCAGAAGTTAAAATTGACAGCGAATTTTCTGAGGGTTTTATCGAAATAGTTGAAATTCTACTAAAGGGTAAAAAGAGAAATGAAGAAGTATGGCTTATTTCACATTTATGCCATCCTGCTCCCTTTGCAAACGACAATATCTCTGGTGTTTCTATTAGCCTTGGCATTGCAAAGTTTTTTTCAGAACTAATGAAAAATAACAATTTAAAACTTAAAAGAAATTTGAGAATACTTTTATTACCTGAAATGACAGGGACCTGTGCCTATTTAAGTAAATTTTTCAATAATAAACTTAATGTTATCTCTGCGTTAAACCTTGATATGACTGGAGAGGATCAGGAAAGATGTAAAAGTTCATTAACTGTAGAGAGAGAACCTCACTTTTTAAGGAGTTTTTCAGGATACCTTGCTGGATACATAATGCAATTCATTTCAGATGGAATTAAAAATTTTGGTGGAACCTCTGAGATAGAAATTTTTAGAAAAACTATCACAGCATATTCAGGTGGTTCTGATCACTATATCCTAATTTCACCTTGTTTTTCTATCCCCTCCATAATGCTAAATTACTGGCCCGATAAGTTTTATCACACAACCGCCGATACTATAGATAAAGTATCCGAAATCTCTCTAAAAAATTCCTATACACTAAGCTCCACCTTTTTATATTTTCTTTTAAACTGCGAAAAAGAAGACATAGAAGCTCTAAAGGAAAAAATTAAAGAGATATTCAAAAAAGAGATGATTGAACTTAAGATTAAAGAGAGTGAGCCTAAGAAATTCAAAAGGGAATACCTAGGTGTTATAAATGCCTTAAACTCACTTAGAAGGATTGATAAATCAATAAAAATTGAGGAAGATGTAAAAGAAATTAGAAAATTCTTGAAGGATGAGAAAATTGAACTAGAAAAAGAAGAGAAAATTGAAACTAAGGAAAACTTTGTTTTGAAAAAGATCTACAAGGGAGTCCCAGTATCCCTAAGCCAACACCTTGATTTTGAATGGAGAAAAAAATTAGATGAATATAAAGAAAAAGAAAAAAACATACAAGTTCTAATAGATCTTATCTCATATCTCTCAGATGGAAAAAGAAACATAAATGAGATAATAAATACTATAAACTTAGAAGTTGAGACTCTCAACATAGATAGCATTTTCTTTGCTGTACAAGTTCTCCAAAGAGCTGGATTTCTGGAAATAATCTGA
- a CDS encoding ParB N-terminal domain-containing protein, with protein MEIISNEIKKLAEEIESDGVKILSIFNDPYGEKPQFLVEIPLSLVEPTPFQRDLSESHVRRLMEVIESIGRYLDPIILVRPKRGVYWTPNGNHRREAMVRLGKEKIIGILIPDYSTTYQILALNTEKAHNIREKSLEVIRMYKTLMKEEKERYESEFSFQFEEALYITLGILYESKPKFSGGAYHSFLKKIDNFLDLPFEEAFLEREKRAAFLAEVDEIVQDKVLKIKERGINHPFIKQFVVSKANPFGKKRKIDLNYFEALEMFKERLLEIDASKVRYEDIASVEGFYEE; from the coding sequence ATGGAGATTATAAGCAACGAAATAAAAAAATTGGCAGAGGAAATTGAAAGTGATGGTGTTAAGATTCTTTCCATTTTCAATGACCCCTACGGTGAAAAACCACAGTTTCTCGTTGAAATACCATTATCCCTGGTAGAGCCTACACCATTTCAGAGGGATTTATCTGAATCACACGTTAGAAGACTTATGGAAGTTATTGAAAGTATCGGTAGATACCTTGATCCAATTATCCTCGTAAGACCAAAAAGGGGAGTTTATTGGACTCCAAACGGTAACCACAGGAGAGAAGCTATGGTTAGACTCGGAAAAGAAAAGATTATAGGTATTTTAATACCTGACTATTCGACAACCTACCAGATTTTGGCCTTAAATACTGAAAAAGCTCACAACATAAGAGAAAAATCACTTGAAGTAATAAGAATGTATAAGACCTTAATGAAAGAAGAAAAAGAAAGATATGAGAGTGAATTTTCTTTCCAATTTGAAGAGGCCCTTTATATAACACTTGGTATTTTATATGAGAGTAAACCAAAATTTTCGGGAGGTGCCTATCATTCCTTTTTAAAGAAGATAGATAACTTTCTTGATTTGCCCTTTGAAGAAGCATTTTTAGAGAGAGAAAAAAGAGCAGCCTTTTTAGCTGAGGTTGATGAAATAGTTCAAGATAAAGTACTAAAAATTAAAGAAAGAGGTATTAATCATCCCTTCATAAAACAGTTTGTAGTTAGTAAAGCTAACCCTTTTGGGAAAAAGAGAAAAATTGATTTGAACTACTTTGAAGCACTTGAAATGTTCAAAGAAAGGCTTCTTGAAATTGATGCTTCAAAGGTTAGATACGAAGATATAGCCTCTGTTGAAGGTTTTTACGAAGAGTAA
- a CDS encoding bifunctional phosphoglucose/phosphomannose isomerase, producing MSNYKFSRMEDFLNNFPQDLLFYKNIKKGEIGPFKELNIVGMGGSGIVGRILSPFLKIKHNIYNNYFYKVLNDTSLNILISYSGNTEETLSFIKPLEGKNIITISCGGKLEEIALEKKIIHYKLPSGYPPRCALPLMFSTLSLILSDFITFKVEELDEVKEFLEEKKENFSSIEGECMDLAQKIYKRPLFIYTAYPYNSIAYRIKTQLNENSKHFVHIDFIPEMNHNEIEGLNEPEEVVGRAWVLFIVGKYMNPRNRRRIEETIKIIQNNVMGITVFEPQGENLLKETFYTIYFFDYLSVHLARLNKVDPFRIEKIERLKKALSN from the coding sequence ATGAGTAACTACAAATTTAGCAGAATGGAGGATTTTTTAAATAACTTTCCGCAAGATCTTTTATTTTACAAAAATATAAAAAAAGGTGAGATAGGGCCTTTTAAGGAATTAAACATAGTGGGAATGGGGGGATCGGGGATTGTGGGAAGAATTTTATCACCCTTTTTAAAAATAAAACACAACATCTATAACAATTACTTTTATAAAGTTTTAAATGACACAAGTTTAAATATTCTTATATCCTATTCTGGTAACACCGAAGAAACTTTAAGCTTTATAAAGCCATTAGAAGGAAAAAATATTATAACTATTTCTTGTGGAGGAAAATTGGAGGAGATTGCCTTAGAGAAGAAAATTATCCATTATAAACTTCCATCAGGATATCCTCCAAGATGTGCTTTGCCTTTAATGTTTTCAACATTAAGTCTAATTCTCTCAGATTTTATTACATTCAAAGTTGAGGAACTCGATGAAGTAAAGGAATTTCTTGAGGAGAAAAAAGAAAACTTTTCATCCATTGAAGGCGAATGTATGGATCTTGCACAAAAAATTTATAAAAGACCTCTTTTTATTTACACAGCCTATCCATATAACTCTATTGCCTATAGGATTAAAACACAGTTAAATGAAAACTCGAAACACTTTGTACACATCGATTTTATTCCTGAGATGAATCATAACGAAATTGAGGGTCTAAATGAGCCTGAAGAAGTAGTAGGAAGGGCCTGGGTTTTATTCATAGTTGGAAAATATATGAATCCAAGAAACAGAAGAAGAATAGAAGAGACAATTAAAATAATACAAAATAATGTGATGGGAATTACGGTTTTTGAGCCTCAGGGGGAAAATCTCTTAAAAGAAACATTTTATACAATTTATTTTTTTGACTATCTATCGGTACATCTTGCAAGACTTAACAAAGTAGATCCCTTTAGAATTGAAAAAATAGAAAGGTTAAAAAAGGCACTTTCCAATTGA
- a CDS encoding valine--tRNA ligase, which translates to MELSKTYNPREIEEKWQKFWVERNLYQAGKEKDKKPYVIMMPPPNVTGTLHMGHVLNNTLQDIYARYMRMKSFDVLWLPGVDHAGIATQNVVEKELAKEGKTRFDLGREKFLEKVYEWIEKYEKIIKSTLMRLGCSCDWTKYRFTMDEIMSRAVLEAFVRLYKKGLIYRGKYIVNFCPRCETTLSDEEVEREETKGALYYIKYPLEKGGSITVATTRPETMLGDVAVAVNPKDERYKSLVGKYAILPFIKRRLIIIEDDSVDPEFGTGAVKVTPSHDFNDFEIAKRHNLPFVTIMDTKGIINEEGGEFKGLDRFEARKLIVERLKNLELLEKIEDYKVILGRCYRCETVIEPYLSEQWFLSMKEMARKAYEAGEKGEVKFYPPSWKKLYDQWLLNVKDWVISRQLWWGHRIPIYYCNDCNHIMSEVKKPSRCEKCNSQNITQDEDVLDTWFSSWLFPFSTLGWPEKNELLEKYYPGSLLVSAWDILYFWVARMIMAGLEFLDSVPFRDVLIHGLLRDERRRKLSKSLGNSPDPLELFENYGVDGVRFSILSIAPEGRDIIFSVDKMKIGRNFCNKIWNAFRLISSHVEENEILERELPMELELEDKWILMKFNETLRKVNDRLENYDYPEVAKLIYQFFWLNFCDFYLESIKDRLKDVEKRKVALKVSFIVFENFLKMAHPLIPFITEELWHRLPFKREKESISLESWPSEFNVSFEKEKRDFEFLKETVNLVRELRGIYNIPTSEKIEVFIGTEKDKRFFELLKLLTKSSVLDKKPSENFLGYVIYGEELLVSLPKTVNIQKEKQRIKKEISELEGLIKDLEKKLSNPDFLEKAPEEVIRKTEEKKKMFEEKLNTLMKYL; encoded by the coding sequence ATGGAGTTAAGTAAAACTTATAATCCTAGGGAAATTGAAGAAAAGTGGCAAAAGTTTTGGGTTGAGAGGAACCTCTACCAAGCTGGAAAAGAAAAAGATAAAAAGCCCTACGTGATAATGATGCCACCTCCAAATGTAACCGGCACACTACATATGGGTCATGTTCTTAACAATACACTCCAAGATATTTATGCAAGATACATGAGAATGAAAAGCTTTGATGTTCTATGGCTACCAGGTGTTGACCACGCTGGAATTGCAACTCAAAACGTTGTCGAAAAAGAATTGGCAAAAGAAGGTAAAACAAGATTTGACCTAGGAAGAGAAAAGTTTTTAGAGAAAGTATACGAGTGGATTGAAAAGTATGAAAAAATCATAAAGTCTACACTTATGAGACTTGGCTGCTCCTGTGACTGGACTAAGTATAGATTTACTATGGATGAAATCATGTCAAGGGCTGTTCTTGAGGCTTTTGTAAGACTTTACAAAAAAGGACTAATTTACAGGGGGAAATATATAGTAAACTTTTGTCCAAGATGTGAAACTACGCTGTCAGATGAAGAAGTTGAAAGGGAGGAAACAAAGGGAGCCCTCTACTATATTAAATATCCTCTTGAAAAAGGAGGCTCTATCACTGTTGCAACAACAAGACCTGAAACAATGCTGGGAGATGTTGCAGTTGCTGTCAATCCAAAAGATGAAAGATATAAGAGTCTTGTTGGCAAGTACGCTATCTTACCTTTTATTAAAAGAAGACTTATTATCATAGAAGATGACTCTGTTGATCCAGAGTTTGGAACAGGCGCTGTAAAAGTAACACCATCACATGATTTTAATGATTTTGAAATCGCAAAGAGACATAATCTGCCTTTTGTAACAATTATGGACACAAAGGGAATAATAAATGAAGAGGGCGGGGAGTTTAAGGGTCTGGATAGATTTGAGGCTAGAAAGTTGATAGTAGAGAGACTTAAAAACTTAGAACTGTTAGAAAAAATTGAAGATTATAAGGTTATTTTAGGCAGGTGCTATAGGTGTGAAACTGTTATAGAGCCGTACCTATCGGAGCAGTGGTTTTTAAGTATGAAAGAGATGGCAAGAAAAGCTTACGAAGCCGGAGAAAAGGGAGAAGTAAAGTTTTATCCGCCTTCGTGGAAAAAGTTATATGACCAGTGGCTTTTAAATGTGAAAGATTGGGTAATCTCAAGACAACTCTGGTGGGGACATAGAATACCAATTTATTATTGTAACGACTGTAATCATATAATGTCAGAAGTTAAAAAACCCTCAAGATGTGAAAAGTGTAATTCTCAAAATATTACTCAAGATGAAGACGTACTTGATACTTGGTTTTCATCTTGGCTTTTTCCCTTTTCTACTTTAGGTTGGCCTGAAAAAAATGAACTTTTAGAAAAATATTATCCAGGCTCTTTACTTGTCAGTGCCTGGGATATTCTCTATTTTTGGGTTGCAAGGATGATAATGGCAGGTCTTGAATTTTTAGACAGTGTACCATTTAGAGATGTTTTAATTCATGGTCTTTTAAGAGACGAAAGAAGGAGAAAACTTTCTAAGTCTTTGGGTAACTCACCTGATCCACTAGAACTCTTTGAAAACTACGGTGTTGACGGTGTTAGGTTCTCAATTCTTTCTATTGCTCCAGAGGGAAGGGATATTATTTTCAGTGTTGATAAAATGAAAATTGGTAGAAACTTTTGTAATAAGATATGGAATGCCTTTAGGTTAATTTCAAGTCACGTTGAAGAAAATGAGATACTTGAGAGGGAGTTGCCGATGGAGCTCGAGCTAGAGGACAAGTGGATTTTAATGAAATTTAATGAAACACTAAGAAAGGTAAATGACAGGCTTGAAAATTACGATTATCCAGAGGTAGCAAAACTCATCTACCAATTCTTCTGGTTAAACTTTTGTGACTTTTATCTTGAATCTATAAAAGATAGACTAAAAGACGTAGAAAAGAGGAAGGTGGCTCTGAAAGTTTCCTTTATAGTTTTTGAAAACTTTCTCAAAATGGCACATCCTTTAATTCCCTTTATAACTGAGGAGCTCTGGCATAGGCTGCCCTTTAAACGTGAAAAGGAGAGTATCTCTCTTGAAAGTTGGCCCTCTGAATTTAACGTTTCCTTCGAAAAAGAAAAAAGAGATTTCGAGTTTCTAAAAGAAACAGTAAACCTTGTAAGAGAACTAAGGGGTATTTACAATATCCCTACTAGTGAAAAAATAGAAGTATTCATAGGAACTGAAAAAGATAAAAGATTTTTTGAACTTTTAAAACTATTAACAAAATCGTCAGTACTTGACAAAAAGCCCTCTGAAAACTTTTTAGGCTATGTTATATATGGAGAAGAACTTTTAGTTTCATTGCCTAAAACAGTAAATATTCAGAAAGAAAAACAAAGAATCAAAAAAGAGATATCAGAACTCGAGGGCTTAATAAAAGATTTAGAGAAAAAGCTTTCAAATCCAGATTTTCTTGAGAAAGCTCCAGAGGAAGTTATTAGAAAAACTGAGGAAAAAAAGAAAATGTTTGAAGAAAAGTTAAATACCTTAATGAAGTATTTATAA
- a CDS encoding Hsp20/alpha crystallin family protein: MKIRRGFTFHIVSMREEIPSRFLSPPTNVYETEDEWIIEVIIPGIERDSLKVIVQDNFLKVEAKKEQTEKMALCHHCLEWPYSDYKRTIEIPKDAEISQITTSYKNGILKIKLPKKTKKIIEIELK, translated from the coding sequence ATGAAGATACGGAGGGGATTTACGTTTCATATAGTCTCAATGAGGGAGGAGATTCCCTCGCGCTTTTTGTCCCCGCCCACAAACGTCTATGAAACTGAAGATGAATGGATTATAGAGGTAATTATACCGGGAATTGAGAGGGACTCTCTTAAAGTCATTGTTCAGGACAATTTTTTAAAAGTTGAGGCAAAAAAAGAACAAACAGAAAAAATGGCTCTATGCCATCACTGTTTAGAATGGCCCTACTCTGACTATAAAAGAACCATCGAAATACCTAAAGATGCAGAAATTTCACAAATAACAACAAGTTACAAAAATGGCATCTTAAAAATTAAGCTCCCAAAAAAAACAAAAAAAATAATTGAAATTGAGTTAAAATAG
- a CDS encoding ATP--guanido phosphotransferase, whose product MVPDRFRWMSEKLPFWLRFVSPSYSDIVLSIRLRLARNLKAYHFPLFIDEEKKVQIFNLLKDALFSIDKLKNLEIYEIGELERIEKDFLVERHLISRDLLKGGRGSGLVIDMEERISIMLNEEDHLRIQVFYPGFMFEEAFMKIMEIDDLIGSTLEYAYSKKYGFLTSCLSNVGTGFRVSCLLHLPISFISGKIQDIFKFAITNDVTVRGYYGEGSEVMGNIFQFSSLRTFGKSEEDILSNFKNVVYRIIEIEREEREKFLKNSRDFIEDRVFRTIGIIKNARFLTSREVMEYASHLRLAAGMNILDISIEKINEIMLLNQPAHLQILYGKIMEEKERDKFRSMLIRTRLNLS is encoded by the coding sequence ATGGTACCTGATAGATTCAGATGGATGAGTGAAAAACTTCCCTTTTGGCTTAGATTTGTTAGCCCTTCTTATAGTGATATTGTACTCTCAATAAGGCTAAGACTTGCAAGAAATTTAAAGGCTTATCATTTCCCACTTTTTATAGATGAGGAGAAAAAGGTACAAATTTTTAATTTATTAAAAGATGCACTTTTTTCTATAGATAAACTAAAGAATCTGGAAATTTATGAGATTGGAGAACTTGAAAGAATTGAAAAGGACTTTCTAGTTGAGAGGCATTTAATTTCAAGAGACCTTTTAAAGGGAGGAAGGGGAAGTGGTTTAGTTATTGATATGGAGGAGAGGATAAGCATAATGTTAAATGAAGAAGATCATTTAAGAATACAAGTTTTTTATCCTGGTTTTATGTTTGAAGAGGCCTTTATGAAAATAATGGAGATAGATGATCTTATTGGCTCTACTTTGGAGTACGCATACAGTAAAAAGTACGGTTTTCTTACTTCTTGTCTATCGAATGTAGGCACAGGTTTCAGAGTTTCTTGCCTTTTACATCTTCCTATCTCTTTTATTTCTGGAAAAATTCAGGATATTTTTAAATTTGCTATTACAAACGATGTAACAGTCAGAGGTTACTATGGAGAGGGTTCAGAAGTTATGGGAAATATCTTTCAGTTTTCTTCTTTAAGAACTTTTGGTAAAAGCGAAGAAGATATACTTTCAAACTTTAAAAATGTAGTTTATAGAATAATTGAAATTGAAAGGGAGGAGAGGGAAAAGTTTTTAAAAAATTCGAGAGATTTTATAGAGGACAGGGTATTTAGAACGATAGGTATCATAAAGAATGCAAGATTTTTAACTTCAAGAGAGGTTATGGAGTATGCGTCACATCTAAGACTTGCAGCTGGTATGAATATCCTTGATATTAGCATTGAAAAAATTAATGAAATAATGCTTTTAAATCAACCTGCCCATCTTCAAATCCTTTATGGAAAGATAATGGAGGAGAAAGAAAGAGATAAGTTCAGAAGCATGCTCATAAGAACAAGACTTAACCTTTCATGA